One Papaver somniferum cultivar HN1 unplaced genomic scaffold, ASM357369v1 unplaced-scaffold_135, whole genome shotgun sequence genomic window, GTGAGACTTACCAGTGTCTCCGATGATTATGTATTTGAAAAGGTAAGCGTAAGACATTGTTTCTCGTGTGAGGAGAGGATTAAGCCAGCCAATGGAATTTAAATAGAGACAGGACAGAGGGGATGTCTAGTTACACACTAAATCGTAAAACTTTTTACTTAACCAATAAGGAAGTTCTAAAAGGTTGGTTAAGGAAGAACGGAACAAAAGATTTAATTCCGGAGAGGTTGTCCCATATACCTttccggaaaaaaaaaataaaaaaattacggCCATTAAAACGTAAATTATTGCCATTTGAATGTAATAGTACGTGTGATTATACAATGCACGGTCACGGTCACCGTAAGCAATTTTCAGTAACCTAACAAATTACATAACGAGGGATGTATGATTTCTAAAGGATCCCTGTAGCTTAACTATTTCTGACTATGCTCAATAGCAGAAACCCCAAATCTCATCAGCATCAGAAGACATTTTGTCACGGCAAAAACGGGGAGTAAGTAGTATGCCCACGTTCTATCATTTACAATCTTTTAGAATGCAAGCAGAGCTGTAGAGATCCACCTAATGCCCAACTTAGAATGTTGATGGGCAGATCTAGTTATCTTCCTGGTAATCTGGATTCTCTCTGAGAATCACAAATCCTTCAAGGATGGGTGAAAGGGGAATGTACCTAAAAGAATATATAGAATAACAAGAATGTTAGGTCGTAAAGGAACAAATAGGCAAAGAGAGATATAATCTAAAACTGAGGCTGTAAGTAATATATAAACTAACAAATCGAcgaagaaagatgaaaagaaacAAGAGTAAGTTATGAAACTCAAAGAAGTAAAAGAGGTAATTGTAAGATATGCATACTTGTCAGTAGCAAGTTCTGCTCTATCACCAACACCCAAAAGAACAGGTGTCAAGTGTGTTTGGAATCCTGTGATGGTCTTAGGCCGACCAGCTTGACCAACAACATCAACTGCTTTCCCGACTCTAACAGGCACTGGCAAAGGTTTTTGATTCTCATCCACAGTCATCAACATTCTGGGCTATAAGATCAAATTCAGAAGAATAGAAAGACAGCGTCAATATAAAAAACAACAGATACTACACATGTCAGCAAATATCCATAAAGGCTCGTTCAAGTTGTTGACAAAAGTACCTTCATGGCTAATGATAGATAATAAAGGACATAGTGGTATTTCCCAAGGATAAGAGATTTCATGTCAAGACAAGTATGGAGCACGACAACTAGCCCAGCAAGTGCAGTCCTGTAAATGAAGAAGAATACATTAGCTTGCAACTTGTGGATACCATAAGAAAGAAAGAGTCTATATGCTACAACAGTGGGGCTCGCACATATGCAGTGAACCTCTCTCTAGATTACTATGTCTAGAGGAGGAGGGACGTGAAACAATATTAAGACAAACATTCTCATAAGCTAATACATATGCCCTGGTATTTTCTTTGAGGTGCCCATAAAGAGAAAACATGCCGATTGTGATAAGCTCAAGGTCTGTGACTCTTATTATGAGGCTTGATATAAACATCATTGATATCGGTAATCTAATTcttttttctagtttcatttgacTAAATATTTCGGTTTAGGAAAAGGGTCAAACAAAGTATGATAAATAGTGTAGATTAGCCCACTCCAAGCAAGAACATGTACCTTTTAAGCGTAAGTAGACTATCCTGGAGTCTATCGATCAAAAAAAGTGAATTTTAGGGCAAGCTCTACTTACGGCGACAGAAGGAAACGCTCCGAATGATGAGGAGCAAGTGTTAGTAATCCTTTTCCCAAATGCACAAGACCTTGAGCAATCCGAACCTGCAcacataataataatttaaagaaAAATTAGTACAAACAATTATGGATGTAACTTATAACTCAAAAATACTAAAGAGATGTAACATATAAGTAGCATACCCAAAAGAGAAGTCTGGCTTCTTTGTAATAGTAACTAGAAAGATTGTGAAGCATGCCGGCTATTCGAGCATTGTTGGTACCAGCACCTATCAACCCCAAAGAAATAGTGGCTGCCTGCAAGACACACAGAATAGGTTATGCTACAGAATTAGGACAAAATGTATTACAACATTTTGCACAGTTGGAACCCACGCTCTGCATCACTAACATACCATTGCCACTTCCGAGTCCGTGTCATGGCTAAGCCTGCTTAATGCATCCATAACATTTACCTAAGCCAGGAATACAAAGTTAAATAAACAGAATTTACAAATACTTCATGAAAAGAAAGAACAGCACCAGGTAATTCCTCAATAGCTCTTATTTCAATTCCTGGCGTACTCAATTACATACCACAATTTTAGAAGGTAAGGAAATTTGCAGCAGGAAAACCAAATTGATGGGGAAATGGTTTTAAATGTTCTCTAGAATGGCAAACTAGAGCAGTAGAGGCTCTACCGACCACAAACAGCCAGTGGTTCGTCGTGGAAGCACAGCACGTATTGGTGTATGTCAAACGAGTGGGGAAATGGTAGTACAAATCAACTGATTAGCTACCACCAGATAACATAAGTATGTATGTCGCCATTGCAAGGCTGGATACCTTTGGGTTGGATATGCAGAGGATTCCAAGAGCCAACGGAACAGCGCGGCGGATATTTTGCTCTCCATATTGCAACAAGTGTTCTAGTGACCGAACTGACATATCAAGGCCCAGCTCTTCCGACATTGCTACCATAGCAATTCCAAGCACAGCAGGTCCTTGATGGGTCTCGCCCTTTTCAAGATGTTGTGAACATTGTCCCAGAAGATGCTGAACCTGTAAGAATAATGAAGACATTATAGCTCATCCATGCAACCAATAGATTTTCTTAAGTGcaacaataatgacaaatagAGTGAAATACCTCAAGGACATTTCCAGTGCATGCATAGGCACAAGATAATAAGGTCATATCACaatatttctttattttcttatgaaaagTCTTGGAAACTTTTGCAGTAGCCTCCACTCTTTCCTGCCAATCACACAAGTTTCGAAGTTATAAATGCCTAATACAGAACAGATTAAAAGTGTAAACGCCTTAATTTAGGTCCCTCAAAGTGAATGCTGAAATGCTAAGTTACCTGTTTTCCAAGGTAGAGAAGGCCTAGACCAAGCGGTAGAAGACGAGTGAGAGGCTCACCAAGTTCGGCCTCAGTTCGGTCCACTAACACCAAACTGATAGAATGAGCAACATCCTCATTGCAAGAACCCACAAAGACCAAGCCCAATGAGATTGCTGCAAACGCAATCACATCAAGAGGTGCCTTTGTATCCCCTAGAATTGGAGATAATTTCAGATGAATCTGCTCATAAATCTGCAGAGTGATTCACTTATTCAAACACACATTTACTACATTACCAATAAATTAAAGATAAAAAGGGTAAAGAAATAAGCATTCTCTAAGAAACATCTTGACAGCAGAACAAGACGTCGTGTCTCACACTCTTGAACACTAAACAGTATGACGACTAATTACTCTCGCTATAAGAGCTAAACTGATAACCACTGAGTCAATGCCATGTGCAATAATTTAATTATCCCCAATTTGAATGAGCCAAATAAAGAAACATACAGGCGCAGACAAAAAAAAACAGACCCTTCCGTCCATAGAACCACAAGAATTTTTTTCTTCACGTCGGAAGACCTAACAACCATGATGAAAAACATTTTACATTAAAAGCATAAATTCAACTCTCATTGAAGTTTCAAAACAGAAATTTACCTGCTTATTTTTggtccctgcatatgccaaaccTAATCCCATAATGGCTCCAATACGAACAGTTGAATCTGCAttatttatatagtcttttagaTGCGCCATTGCCTGATAGGGCGGATAGTGTAAGACATCAGCTCAGCATATAAAAGACATGATTAGATAAGTGtgaatggaaagaaaaaaaactcacTGGGTCAAAGTCGTGGATGACACTGCAATTTGCAATCTCAACACCTAACAATGCACCTGCAATGACATGGTTGTCACTGCTGTGGAAATACTTATCCAGTTGAGCAAGCCCATTGTCCACGTCCCATGACAAAATCATACCCTACAACCATGAAAAA contains:
- the LOC113334192 gene encoding 26S proteasome non-ATPase regulatory subunit 2 homolog A-like; this encodes MTIDPNPKRKKNGENSEQATQKAPLKDSKKKKDEKKDEDLSDEDLALKQQLELYVERAQDVEPDVQKEALESMRQEIRTSTSSMTSVPKPLKFLRAHYGTLKTYFETMADTELKEYLADVLSVLALTMSVEGERESLKYRLLGSEGDIGSWGHEYVRNLAGEISQEYAEKQDSEDDSEYDSEDSEMDELKELAQQIVSFHMKHNAEPEAVDLLMEVEDLDLLVEHVDATNYKRTCHYLTSLARYLSVPDDLLVLNITYRIYLKFKEYPSALRIALSLNKLKSVQQMFISCDDIQLKKQFCYILARHRVDFMLDDDMIKDDDDREACQDIINNFNLSEGYLNLARDIEVMEPKSLEDIYKVHLIDDRARAAASVDSAGKNLAATFVNAFVNAGFGQDQLMTVPSDSSSGGSTGSWLFKNKEHGKASAAASLGMILSWDVDNGLAQLDKYFHSSDNHVIAGALLGVEIANCSVIHDFDPAMAHLKDYINNADSTVRIGAIMGLGLAYAGTKNKQIYEQIHLKLSPILGDTKAPLDVIAFAAISLGLVFVGSCNEDVAHSISLVLVDRTEAELGEPLTRLLPLGLGLLYLGKQERVEATAKVSKTFHKKIKKYCDMTLLSCAYACTGNVLEVQHLLGQCSQHLEKGETHQGPAVLGIAMVAMSEELGLDMSVRSLEHLLQYGEQNIRRAVPLALGILCISNPKVNVMDALSRLSHDTDSEVAMAATISLGLIGAGTNNARIAGMLHNLSSYYYKEARLLFWVRIAQGLVHLGKGLLTLAPHHSERFLLSPTALAGLVVVLHTCLDMKSLILGKYHYVLYYLSLAMKPRMLMTVDENQKPLPVPVRVGKAVDVVGQAGRPKTITGFQTHLTPVLLGVGDRAELATDKYIPLSPILEGFVILRENPDYQEDN